In a genomic window of Rhizobium sp. N324:
- a CDS encoding YbaK/EbsC family protein: MSLESVRAFLRAHAPDIDIIETAESSSTVALAAEAHGVEPAQIAKTICLRVGEQMMLVVAGGTARLDNRKFKDTFGAKGRMLDAEEVVAVTSHPVGGVCPFGLPSPLPIYCDISLKRFDEVVPAAGSTNSAVRIETGRLAELTGASWVDVCQ; the protein is encoded by the coding sequence ATGAGCCTAGAATCCGTCCGCGCCTTCCTCCGTGCGCATGCACCCGATATCGACATCATCGAAACCGCCGAGAGCTCCTCGACGGTGGCCCTTGCCGCCGAGGCCCATGGCGTCGAGCCTGCCCAGATCGCCAAGACGATCTGCCTGCGCGTCGGCGAGCAGATGATGCTGGTCGTTGCCGGCGGCACGGCAAGGCTCGACAATCGCAAATTCAAGGATACGTTCGGCGCCAAGGGGCGGATGCTCGACGCCGAAGAGGTGGTGGCGGTCACCAGCCATCCGGTCGGTGGCGTCTGCCCCTTCGGTCTGCCGTCGCCGCTGCCCATCTATTGCGATATTTCGCTGAAACGCTTCGATGAAGTCGTGCCGGCCGCCGGCTCGACGAATTCGGCGGTGCGCATCGAAACCGGTCGGCTGGCCGAGCTGACCGGCGCCAGCTGGGTCGATGTCTGCCAGTAA
- a CDS encoding hydroxyacid dehydrogenase, which yields MMKTERPLAISAPEPRTLDLIFSDPARAELHAKYEIVEADPDNIAGLGDEVLGRTHYIIGQPPLSAETLARMPALRSILNVESNLMNNMPYDVLFERGIHVVTTGHVFAEPVAEIGLGFALALARGIVDADVAFRQGTELWGGEGNASARLIAGSEIGIVGFGDLGKALRRLLSGFRARIRVFDPWLPRSILEENGVEPASLEDVLTKSDFVFVVAAVTSENKGFLGTEAFAGMRRGAAFILLSRADVVDFEALMAAVASGHIVAASDVYPEEPLPADHPVRSLKGFIRSAHRAGALDSAFKKMGDMVLEDMDLMDRGLPPMRCKRAERETVSRMRSKPVAVN from the coding sequence ATGATGAAGACCGAACGGCCGCTGGCGATCAGCGCGCCCGAGCCGCGCACGCTCGATCTGATCTTCAGCGATCCGGCGCGCGCCGAACTGCATGCGAAATACGAAATCGTCGAGGCCGATCCCGACAATATCGCCGGCCTCGGCGACGAGGTTCTCGGCAGGACGCATTATATCATCGGCCAGCCGCCGCTTTCGGCGGAAACGCTGGCCAGGATGCCGGCCCTGCGCTCGATCCTCAACGTCGAAAGCAATCTGATGAACAATATGCCCTATGACGTGCTCTTTGAGCGCGGCATTCATGTCGTGACGACGGGCCACGTCTTCGCCGAACCGGTCGCCGAAATCGGTCTCGGTTTCGCGCTGGCCCTGGCGCGTGGCATCGTCGATGCGGACGTTGCCTTTCGCCAAGGCACCGAACTCTGGGGCGGGGAGGGCAATGCGAGTGCCCGGCTGATCGCCGGTTCCGAGATCGGCATCGTCGGCTTCGGCGATCTGGGCAAGGCGCTGCGCCGGCTGCTGTCCGGCTTCAGGGCGCGCATCAGAGTGTTCGATCCCTGGCTGCCCCGCTCGATCCTCGAGGAAAACGGCGTCGAGCCGGCGAGCCTGGAGGATGTGCTGACGAAGAGCGATTTCGTCTTCGTCGTCGCTGCCGTCACCAGTGAAAACAAGGGATTTCTGGGCACGGAGGCCTTCGCCGGCATGCGCCGCGGCGCGGCCTTCATCCTGCTCAGCCGCGCCGACGTCGTCGATTTCGAAGCGCTGATGGCTGCCGTCGCGTCTGGTCATATCGTCGCAGCAAGCGACGTCTATCCTGAGGAGCCGCTGCCGGCCGACCACCCGGTGCGGAGCCTGAAAGGCTTCATCCGCTCGGCGCATCGGGCCGGCGCGCTCGACAGCGCCTTCAAGAAAATGGGCGACATGGTGCTTGAGGATATGGACCTGATGGATCGCGGCCTGCCGCCGATGCGCTGCAAGCGGGCGGAACGTGAAACGGTTTCGCGCATGCGCTCCAAACCGGTGGCGGTGAATTAA
- a CDS encoding Tim44 domain-containing protein, translated as MPSAISRFAKFAAIAALTSATVFASLGDAEARRAGSSGFGSRGTRTFQAPPVTQTAPAPAAPIERSMTPRPQTTAPATAQQPFGAQRPGLFGGFGRSMIGGLIAGGLLGMLLGHGFGGGFGFLGMLLQIALIGGAVMLAMRYFANRRQPSYGAGGQGGSFSRSYSMSPANNSSFQIPTIGSGSASSSRGNRPSDEIGLAQADLDQFEELLTDVQTAYGAEDYAALRRLTTPEAMSYLAEELGENASNGVRNRVSDVKLLQGDIAEAWREDGQEYATLAMRYSSIDAMVERDSGRVVSGDDRRPSESTEVWTFVRKPGADWKLAAIQGSEQRAA; from the coding sequence ATGCCGAGTGCCATTTCGCGTTTTGCCAAGTTCGCGGCCATTGCCGCTCTGACGAGCGCTACAGTTTTTGCTTCCCTTGGCGATGCAGAAGCGCGCCGGGCCGGCAGCAGCGGTTTCGGAAGCCGCGGTACCCGCACCTTCCAGGCGCCGCCTGTCACCCAAACCGCGCCGGCCCCCGCCGCGCCGATCGAACGGTCGATGACGCCGCGTCCGCAGACCACCGCGCCAGCGACCGCGCAGCAGCCCTTCGGCGCCCAGCGCCCCGGTCTTTTCGGCGGCTTCGGCCGTTCGATGATCGGCGGCCTGATTGCCGGCGGCCTGCTCGGCATGCTGCTCGGTCACGGTTTCGGCGGCGGCTTCGGCTTCCTCGGCATGCTGCTGCAGATCGCGCTGATCGGTGGTGCCGTCATGCTGGCCATGCGCTATTTCGCCAACCGCCGTCAGCCCTCCTACGGCGCCGGTGGCCAAGGCGGCTCCTTCAGCCGGTCCTATAGCATGTCGCCCGCCAACAATTCCTCCTTCCAGATCCCGACAATCGGTTCCGGTTCAGCTTCCTCCTCGCGCGGCAACCGGCCGAGCGACGAGATCGGGCTGGCGCAGGCCGATCTCGATCAGTTCGAGGAATTGCTGACCGACGTTCAGACCGCTTACGGTGCCGAGGATTACGCCGCGTTGCGCCGGCTGACGACGCCCGAGGCGATGTCTTATCTTGCCGAGGAACTCGGCGAAAACGCCAGCAACGGCGTGCGCAACCGGGTCTCCGACGTCAAGCTGCTGCAGGGCGACATTGCCGAGGCCTGGCGCGAAGACGGCCAGGAATATGCGACGCTCGCCATGCGCTACTCCTCGATCGATGCCATGGTCGAACGCGACAGCGGTCGCGTCGTTTCCGGCGACGACCGCCGCCCGAGCGAAAGCACCGAGGTCTGGACCTTCGTGCGCAAGCCCGGCGCCGACTGGAAGCTGGCGGCAATCCAGGGAAGCGAGCAGCGCGCCGCCTGA